The Staphylococcus saprophyticus subsp. saprophyticus ATCC 15305 = NCTC 7292 genome contains the following window.
TCCTTCTTGACCATGACGTTGGTTTTGATTTTTAGGTTCAAGGAATTGAACACTATCACAAACCACTTCAGTCACAAATATACGACGACCTTCTTGGTTTTCATAGCTACGTGATTGAATGCGACCGTCAACGCCAGCTAAACTACCTTTAAATAAGTAGTTGTTAACATTCTCTGCTTGTTTTCTAAAAACGACACAGTTAATGAAATCCGCTTCGCGTTCCCCTTGCGCATTTGTAAACGTACGATTTACTGCTAGAGTAAAAGTCGCAA
Protein-coding sequences here:
- the ssb gene encoding single-stranded DNA-binding protein — translated: MINRVVLVGRLTKDPEYRTTPSGVSVATFTLAVNRTFTNAQGEREADFINCVVFRKQAENVNNYLFKGSLAGVDGRIQSRSYENQEGRRIFVTEVVCDSVQFLEPKNQNQRHGQEGNNNNFQNFGGQQSGQNTSSYQSNNNNNSSNNNQSDNPFANANGPIDISDDDLPF